The proteins below are encoded in one region of Methanosarcina barkeri 3:
- a CDS encoding heavy-metal-associated domain-containing protein, translating to MTQETIKVEGMSCMHCQMRVKKAVEAVEGVQKADVNLQTKQVTIDYEEGKANTEKVKDAIREAGYEPV from the coding sequence ATGACACAAGAAACCATAAAAGTTGAAGGCATGTCCTGTATGCACTGTCAGATGAGAGTTAAAAAAGCAGTTGAAGCTGTCGAAGGGGTACAGAAGGCGGACGTAAACCTTCAGACCAAACAGGTAACTATTGATTATGAAGAAGGGAAGGCAAACACTGAAAAGGTCAAAGATGCGATCAGGGAAGCCGGATATGAACCTGTCTAA
- a CDS encoding flavin reductase family protein yields the protein MILENFKRESIVPMPVTFISTISENGVRNIAPYSCFMPVLRPFDLVCVASAKRRDTLVNLRSTGEFVINMPGTDMADKVIPTALHVPPDIDEFELAGLKEKPSKKIKAPGIEGCYAWMECKLDHIIEEVYDGFPYALILGKVVYLEVEDSVYDKESGSWDVEKAKPLMMTGSDEGMHFCTVNGIGKFEPYGAMFKNGKDPLERMYKKEEGQECK from the coding sequence ATGATATTGGAAAACTTCAAACGAGAATCGATAGTTCCCATGCCAGTTACATTTATATCAACGATTAGTGAAAACGGAGTTAGAAATATAGCACCATATTCTTGCTTTATGCCTGTTTTACGTCCTTTTGATTTAGTTTGTGTAGCTTCGGCAAAAAGGAGAGATACATTAGTTAACTTAAGAAGTACAGGAGAATTCGTTATTAACATGCCCGGTACTGATATGGCGGATAAAGTGATACCAACAGCCTTACATGTCCCTCCCGATATTGATGAATTCGAATTAGCTGGTCTAAAGGAGAAACCTTCAAAAAAGATCAAGGCACCAGGAATTGAAGGATGCTACGCATGGATGGAATGTAAACTAGATCATATAATTGAAGAAGTGTATGATGGTTTTCCCTATGCATTGATTCTTGGCAAAGTAGTATATCTTGAGGTAGAAGACAGTGTCTACGACAAAGAAAGTGGTTCCTGGGACGTAGAAAAAGCCAAGCCTTTAATGATGACAGGATCAGACGAGGGTATGCATTTCTGTACTGTCAACGGCATAGGTAAATTTGAGCCTTATGGAGCTATGTTTAAGAACGGTAAAGATCCTCTGGAAAGAATGTATAAAAAAGAGGAGGGTCAAGAATGCAAGTAA
- a CDS encoding P-loop NTPase has product MKVLICGKGGSGKSTITALLAKSMAKKDYNVLVVDSDESNFGLHKQLGLDMPEDFMNYLGGKKTLGEKLMQAYQKGDTVSIFENKWQISDIPEAYAVEKENIKMITIGKIHDFGEGCACPMGALARNFLKNTETTPEDIVFVDTEAGIEHFGRGVEEGCDLVLMVLDPSYESIRLSKKISELAEKAGKPLYFILNRADKIGIQLMMETVGKNHILTSVPSNSEIFLAGFEGEELKVELPEIESVADFLISGVHF; this is encoded by the coding sequence ATGAAAGTTCTTATATGTGGAAAAGGCGGAAGTGGCAAGAGTACTATTACTGCTCTGCTTGCAAAATCCATGGCTAAAAAAGATTATAATGTACTTGTGGTTGATAGCGATGAGTCAAATTTCGGGCTTCATAAACAGCTAGGCCTTGATATGCCCGAAGATTTCATGAATTATCTTGGAGGGAAAAAAACCCTTGGGGAAAAACTAATGCAGGCTTATCAGAAGGGAGATACCGTCAGTATTTTTGAAAATAAATGGCAAATTTCTGATATTCCAGAAGCTTATGCTGTAGAAAAGGAAAACATTAAAATGATAACAATAGGCAAGATTCATGACTTCGGAGAGGGATGTGCCTGTCCGATGGGTGCTCTTGCAAGAAATTTTCTGAAAAATACGGAAACTACTCCTGAAGACATTGTATTTGTGGATACCGAAGCTGGTATCGAGCATTTTGGAAGGGGAGTTGAAGAGGGTTGTGACCTTGTGTTAATGGTGCTTGATCCATCTTACGAATCCATAAGGCTTTCTAAAAAAATAAGTGAACTTGCCGAAAAAGCCGGAAAGCCTCTATATTTTATTCTTAATCGTGCAGACAAAATAGGAATTCAGTTAATGATGGAAACCGTGGGTAAAAACCATATTCTGACTTCAGTTCCTTCAAACTCGGAAATATTTCTAGCAGGGTTTGAAGGAGAAGAGCTAAAAGTGGAACTTCCGGAAATCGAATCAGTTGCTGACTTTCTAATCTCAGGAGTTCACTTTTGA
- a CDS encoding helix-turn-helix domain-containing protein, protein MKKNSNGICLCPIEGIITIISKKWAIQVISALGHHNRLRFNDLMNTLEGISPKSLTDLLKELQKEGLIQREAFPEIPPRVEYFLTDDGKELCEVIIPLIKWAEKRDNLHHEIFNST, encoded by the coding sequence ATGAAAAAGAATAGTAACGGAATTTGTTTGTGCCCCATTGAAGGGATTATCACCATAATATCCAAAAAATGGGCAATACAGGTTATTAGTGCCCTTGGACATCACAATAGATTACGATTCAATGATCTCATGAACACTCTTGAGGGTATCAGCCCAAAGTCACTTACCGACCTGTTAAAAGAACTCCAAAAAGAAGGCCTGATCCAACGAGAAGCATTTCCCGAGATACCTCCGAGGGTTGAATACTTTTTGACAGACGATGGAAAAGAGCTTTGTGAAGTAATAATTCCTTTAATAAAATGGGCGGAGAAAAGGGATAATCTGCATCATGAAATCTTTAATTCCACCTGA
- a CDS encoding heavy-metal-associated domain-containing protein translates to MQLCCGGEYIGETTFIVDDLVCRYCKDMVARLVTSINGVSRVNINIPERTVNVTYDSRITDAYVIQMALLKAGYKIVEDPGKII, encoded by the coding sequence ATACAATTATGTTGTGGGGGTGAATACATCGGAGAGACAACATTCATCGTAGATGATCTGGTATGCAGGTACTGCAAGGACATGGTTGCAAGACTCGTTACCTCTATCAATGGGGTTTCCAGAGTAAATATCAATATTCCTGAAAGAACAGTAAATGTAACCTATGATAGCCGAATAACTGACGCATATGTCATACAGATGGCTTTGCTTAAAGCTGGCTATAAAATCGTAGAGGATCCCGGAAAAATCATTTAA
- a CDS encoding heavy-metal-associated domain-containing protein: MTQETVKVEGMSCMHCQLRVKKAVEAVEGVQRADVNLQTKQVTIDFEEGKENLEKVKATIRETGYVPV; this comes from the coding sequence ATGACTCAAGAAACCGTCAAGGTTGAAGGCATGTCCTGTATGCACTGCCAGTTGAGGGTTAAAAAGGCTGTTGAAGCTGTAGAAGGAGTACAGAGGGCGGATGTAAACCTTCAGACCAAACAGGTAACTATTGATTTTGAAGAAGGAAAGGAAAACCTTGAAAAGGTCAAGGCTACAATTCGTGAAACCGGGTATGTGCCTGTTTAA
- a CDS encoding APC family permease: MEPGMNRYKPNSLTLKGAVSLGTGVMIGAGIFALLGQVAELAGGLFPTVFLIGAIVTAFSAYSYIKFSNTYPSAGGIAMYLEKAYGKGLITGFGALLMAFSMVINESLVARTFGTYTIQLFNIEEGSFLVPLLGVGLLVFAFVVNISGNRVIEEFSSFMAFIKIAGIAIFGIAGLWLADFSFTSTSPDTTVTTTEEYLASIALAVLAYKGFTTITNSGSEIDNPHQNVSRAIVISIAICTIVYLLAALAVAGNLTLPQIIQAKNFALAEAARPAFGNFGLWFTVILAIIATTSGIIASVFAVSRMLAMLTDMHLVPHKHFDMPGNVQKHTLVYTVVVAILLTIFFDLSRIASLGAIFYLVMDIIIHWGLLRHMREDIDIKPYIVITAIALDAVILSSLLLIKASTDTLLVVVALIGMLLIFVGEKIFLHLRSDQE, translated from the coding sequence ATGGAACCAGGAATGAACAGATACAAACCAAATAGTTTGACACTTAAAGGCGCTGTATCTTTGGGCACTGGCGTAATGATTGGTGCAGGTATTTTTGCACTTTTAGGACAGGTCGCTGAACTAGCTGGAGGGTTATTTCCAACAGTGTTTCTTATAGGTGCTATTGTAACTGCCTTCAGTGCATATTCTTACATCAAATTTTCCAATACTTATCCTTCAGCCGGAGGAATTGCCATGTACCTGGAAAAAGCATATGGTAAAGGACTTATTACCGGCTTTGGGGCATTACTAATGGCTTTTTCCATGGTGATTAATGAAAGCCTTGTTGCCCGTACTTTTGGGACCTATACAATCCAACTCTTTAATATAGAAGAAGGAAGCTTCCTTGTACCACTTTTAGGTGTTGGATTACTCGTCTTTGCTTTTGTAGTTAATATCTCTGGTAACCGTGTAATTGAAGAATTTTCTTCCTTTATGGCTTTTATAAAAATCGCCGGTATCGCTATCTTTGGAATTGCTGGATTATGGCTTGCGGATTTTTCTTTTACTAGCACATCTCCAGACACGACAGTAACCACGACGGAAGAATATTTAGCATCTATAGCACTGGCTGTACTTGCTTACAAAGGTTTTACAACAATTACTAACAGTGGATCAGAAATTGATAACCCTCACCAGAATGTGAGTAGAGCAATAGTTATTTCCATAGCAATTTGTACAATTGTTTACCTTTTAGCAGCTTTAGCAGTTGCTGGTAATCTTACTCTGCCTCAAATCATTCAGGCAAAGAACTTCGCACTGGCAGAAGCAGCAAGACCGGCTTTTGGAAATTTTGGTTTGTGGTTTACTGTAATATTAGCGATTATTGCAACAACTTCAGGCATAATTGCCAGTGTCTTTGCAGTTTCCCGCATGCTTGCTATGTTAACTGACATGCATTTAGTACCACACAAACATTTTGACATGCCAGGAAATGTCCAGAAACATACTCTGGTTTACACAGTTGTTGTTGCTATATTACTAACAATCTTTTTTGATTTAAGTAGAATTGCCTCTCTTGGAGCAATTTTTTATTTAGTTATGGATATCATTATACATTGGGGACTTTTGCGTCACATGCGTGAAGACATTGATATAAAACCGTATATCGTCATTACAGCAATCGCGCTTGATGCAGTTATTCTAAGCTCTCTACTATTGATAAAAGCATCCACTGATACTTTATTAGTTGTCGTAGCACTTATAGGAATGTTACTTATTTTTGTTGGAGAAAAGATATTTTTACATTTACGTTCGGACCAGGAATGA
- a CDS encoding SHOCT domain-containing protein, producing MDGFINHYGYGMMGYGGMFFGLIFWIIIIVLAYLLIRWFVEQNKTRRSEEKSALDIAKERYARGEITEEEFEEMKKRLM from the coding sequence ATGGATGGATTTATAAATCATTACGGTTACGGCATGATGGGGTATGGGGGTATGTTTTTCGGACTTATTTTCTGGATTATCATAATTGTGCTAGCTTATTTACTAATTAGATGGTTTGTTGAGCAAAATAAAACTAGAAGAAGTGAAGAGAAATCTGCGCTGGATATTGCAAAGGAAAGATATGCAAGAGGCGAAATTACTGAAGAAGAGTTTGAAGAAATGAAAAAACGCTTGATGTGA
- a CDS encoding PspA/IM30 family protein → MGLFSRIETVFKSKMNKLLNRMEDPRETLDYSYERQLELLQNVKKGVAEVASSKKRLQLQRVKLVQNTDKLEKQARDAVVADSDDLARLALERKAALAQQVEGIDLEIAELDQQQEKLVESEKRLSTKVEIFKTRKESIKAQYSAAEAHVKINESVTGISEEMADVGLALERAENKTEEMKARAEAIDELMEAGTLEDLTSGRDEIDRELSKISSQSNVESELARLKAEVGKDPEKVKTGEEGTDERKEV, encoded by the coding sequence ATGGGATTATTTTCAAGAATTGAAACGGTGTTCAAATCTAAGATGAACAAGTTGCTTAACAGAATGGAAGATCCAAGAGAGACCCTTGACTATTCCTATGAAAGGCAGCTCGAACTTCTTCAAAATGTCAAAAAAGGAGTTGCAGAGGTTGCAAGTTCAAAAAAGCGCCTCCAGCTCCAGCGTGTAAAACTGGTTCAAAACACTGATAAGCTTGAAAAGCAGGCAAGAGACGCAGTTGTCGCTGACAGTGATGATCTTGCAAGGCTGGCTCTTGAGAGAAAAGCTGCCCTTGCGCAACAGGTCGAAGGAATTGATCTGGAAATTGCAGAACTTGATCAGCAGCAAGAAAAGCTGGTAGAGTCGGAAAAGCGCCTTTCAACCAAAGTGGAAATTTTCAAGACAAGAAAAGAGTCCATAAAAGCCCAGTACTCAGCTGCTGAAGCCCATGTGAAAATAAACGAATCTGTTACTGGTATCAGCGAAGAGATGGCAGATGTAGGGCTTGCACTTGAGAGAGCTGAAAACAAAACCGAAGAAATGAAAGCTCGGGCTGAGGCAATTGATGAACTTATGGAAGCAGGTACACTTGAAGACCTTACAAGCGGCAGGGACGAAATTGATCGGGAACTCTCAAAGATAAGTTCCCAGAGCAATGTAGAATCCGAACTCGCCAGGCTTAAGGCCGAAGTCGGAAAAGATCCTGAAAAAGTGAAAACCGGAGAAGAAGGTACGGACGAAAGAAAGGAGGTCTGA
- a CDS encoding DUF4079 family protein has translation MIIGGVAFVYENWIGHALIAIISLLLMVYALTTGATLRGRIKRGSGNAFKLHKKYGIYFGTFILGSFIYGLWIRLQHGESILLSVHGKLGLVILLLVVLQVIPSLILKSRARYRELHKTLGYALAPVLFIDASWGLYNGVISGTKNLVLLHSVSGGLASLVLVWIILELLYPKDRSLSRVRVASYLAVFFVTAGCWIAGGYNYLTSYSSQVKPIILEGPYPWAHEIIMEMKEHVFVFLPIIVLALSITLSILDKNNFLDDAKLRRALTMISFLALFMVLLMFLMGAIISNAGQIGTEGLR, from the coding sequence TTGATTATTGGCGGCGTTGCCTTTGTGTATGAGAACTGGATAGGTCATGCCCTGATAGCTATTATCAGCTTATTACTGATGGTTTATGCCCTCACGACCGGAGCTACGCTCAGAGGAAGAATTAAGAGAGGTTCAGGAAATGCCTTCAAGCTCCATAAAAAGTACGGCATTTACTTTGGAACCTTTATCCTGGGATCGTTCATCTACGGTTTATGGATAAGGTTGCAGCACGGAGAATCAATACTATTGTCTGTTCACGGAAAACTAGGGCTGGTTATTCTTCTCCTAGTGGTCCTTCAGGTTATTCCAAGCCTGATTTTAAAAAGCCGGGCAAGGTACAGGGAGTTGCACAAAACACTGGGTTATGCCCTAGCACCAGTTCTATTTATCGATGCTAGCTGGGGCCTGTACAATGGTGTAATTTCCGGAACAAAAAATCTGGTCCTTCTTCATTCAGTATCTGGAGGCCTCGCTTCCCTTGTTCTTGTCTGGATCATTCTGGAGCTGCTGTATCCAAAAGACAGATCACTCTCCAGGGTGAGGGTGGCCAGCTATCTGGCGGTATTCTTTGTGACCGCGGGATGCTGGATAGCAGGAGGCTATAATTATTTAACATCCTATAGCTCTCAGGTAAAACCCATTATCCTTGAAGGTCCTTATCCCTGGGCGCACGAGATTATAATGGAGATGAAAGAGCATGTTTTCGTCTTTCTGCCCATAATTGTTCTAGCCCTGTCAATTACTCTGTCCATTCTTGACAAAAATAACTTTCTTGATGATGCTAAACTCAGGCGCGCTCTTACAATGATTTCTTTTCTGGCGCTTTTCATGGTGCTGCTTATGTTCCTGATGGGAGCGATTATATCAAATGCTGGTCAAATTGGGACGGAGGGCTTGAGGTGA
- a CDS encoding sulfite exporter TauE/SafE family protein yields MLVYEEIIYIALLTLLASLIGTLAGFGISTIMVPILLVTLPLPQTLLLVGIVHWFNDIWKILLFRKGIRWKLLLAFGLPGIFASFLGSSLFLRVSHEILSRALGAFLIAYVLFIIFNQTFKLSQKLSVAISSGALTGFFAGIFGIGGEINAVVLSTFNLEKAVYVATAGAISFMIDSTRIAIYIQGGTRLDPVLVSGFLIFIPVSLIGAIIGKKGVAKIPQEKFRNFVSIFIFLFGLKLLLFP; encoded by the coding sequence ATGCTTGTCTATGAAGAAATTATCTATATAGCCCTGCTTACACTGCTGGCAAGCCTGATCGGGACTCTGGCCGGTTTTGGAATATCCACAATCATGGTACCCATTCTCCTGGTTACTCTTCCTCTGCCTCAGACTTTACTCCTGGTAGGCATAGTTCATTGGTTTAATGATATCTGGAAGATACTCTTATTTAGGAAAGGAATAAGATGGAAGCTTCTCCTTGCCTTCGGTCTTCCAGGAATCTTTGCCAGTTTCTTGGGATCATCTTTATTCTTGAGAGTTTCGCATGAAATTCTCTCAAGAGCTTTAGGAGCATTCCTTATAGCCTATGTTCTCTTCATTATATTTAACCAAACATTCAAACTGAGTCAGAAGTTATCGGTAGCAATATCCAGTGGAGCCCTTACCGGATTTTTTGCAGGTATCTTCGGCATAGGCGGGGAGATAAATGCAGTAGTTTTGAGCACTTTCAACCTGGAAAAAGCCGTTTATGTTGCAACTGCTGGCGCTATATCTTTTATGATCGACTCTACAAGGATAGCAATATATATCCAAGGAGGTACAAGACTCGACCCTGTCCTTGTATCAGGCTTTTTGATCTTCATACCAGTATCTTTAATCGGGGCAATAATCGGGAAAAAAGGAGTTGCAAAAATACCCCAGGAAAAGTTCAGGAACTTTGTGTCAATTTTCATATTTTTATTTGGCTTGAAACTGTTACTGTTCCCATAA
- a CDS encoding AarF/ABC1/UbiB kinase family protein, whose amino-acid sequence MLGKTKRYLEVTRVLLKYNLIPELYRDLRTSYISNSECTCTFDLENRQTAVKLREAFEELGPTFIKMGQTMSKRPDLVPQPYVIEMANLQDKVKPIPFEEMAESLDLACVCEYETREERNRKKTDEELKTSRERRAKAFIGIFDSFDPEPIASGSIAQVYKGVLEGKPVAVKILRPNLIDIINIDLSILDDFKPVMRKVLGLGRNFDINAFLLEIREMLTREVDLRIEAVNIRRFEDNFKNVKNVSVPKIYPEYCSVNVLTMEFIQGIQIKDIINMPVSQSKKSEYTRTITKSYLKQVYIDGFYHADPHGGNMLVEENDIIAFIDFGAVGSIDEELQKHMLEFYYAINNRDVEGATQGFLKIGGADARDVDISRLRKDMDSLIANQNYGLEGRQSDNYAKLGLKYNIQLPGEFSTLQRAILLIEGVCLELDPRYNIKTIAIPVLTDAYKRLNTPKGAALHLEFSTEPVDEKAELRAAIREVADKMEEMGDRFLSLKQKETRKTTFSRELYLAVLLIVSTYILLNGGTFSWVGLTGFGGSVLIALLLVVRGK is encoded by the coding sequence ATGCTGGGGAAAACAAAGCGCTACCTTGAGGTTACGAGGGTCCTTTTAAAATACAACCTTATTCCTGAACTCTACCGGGATCTGCGCACCAGTTATATTTCAAATTCCGAGTGCACCTGTACTTTTGATCTCGAAAACAGGCAAACGGCCGTGAAACTCAGAGAGGCCTTTGAGGAACTCGGGCCGACTTTTATCAAAATGGGACAGACCATGAGCAAGCGGCCTGATCTAGTTCCACAGCCTTATGTTATAGAAATGGCAAACCTTCAGGATAAGGTTAAGCCGATACCTTTTGAGGAAATGGCTGAATCTCTGGATCTTGCCTGTGTTTGCGAATATGAAACGCGGGAGGAGCGAAACCGGAAAAAAACGGACGAAGAGCTTAAGACTTCTCGGGAAAGAAGAGCAAAAGCTTTCATTGGGATTTTTGACAGCTTTGATCCGGAACCCATTGCCAGCGGCTCGATTGCTCAGGTTTACAAAGGAGTTCTTGAAGGCAAACCGGTTGCCGTAAAGATTCTTCGTCCGAATCTTATTGACATTATAAATATTGACCTTTCTATCCTGGATGATTTTAAGCCGGTTATGAGAAAGGTGCTCGGTCTCGGGAGGAATTTCGATATCAATGCTTTCTTGCTTGAGATCCGGGAGATGCTTACCCGTGAGGTTGACCTGAGAATCGAAGCTGTTAATATACGACGTTTTGAGGACAATTTCAAGAACGTGAAAAATGTGTCTGTGCCCAAAATCTATCCCGAATACTGTTCAGTCAATGTCCTTACTATGGAATTTATTCAGGGCATCCAGATTAAGGACATAATTAACATGCCTGTGTCTCAAAGCAAAAAATCGGAATACACGCGTACTATCACTAAAAGTTATCTTAAACAGGTTTATATAGACGGCTTTTACCATGCTGACCCTCACGGGGGCAATATGCTGGTTGAAGAAAACGATATTATTGCTTTCATTGACTTCGGAGCTGTAGGCAGTATTGACGAGGAGCTCCAAAAACATATGCTGGAGTTTTATTACGCCATCAATAACAGGGATGTGGAAGGAGCCACCCAGGGTTTTCTGAAAATCGGAGGTGCTGATGCACGAGATGTGGATATCAGCAGGCTAAGGAAAGATATGGACAGTCTGATTGCAAACCAGAATTATGGGCTTGAGGGCAGGCAGAGTGACAATTATGCAAAGCTCGGCCTGAAATACAATATTCAGCTGCCAGGAGAATTTTCAACCCTGCAGAGAGCAATCCTGCTTATAGAAGGAGTTTGCCTGGAGCTCGATCCGAGATATAACATTAAAACCATTGCTATTCCTGTGCTGACGGACGCTTATAAAAGGCTTAATACTCCAAAAGGAGCTGCTCTTCATCTTGAATTTTCTACCGAGCCAGTGGACGAAAAGGCTGAATTGAGGGCTGCGATTCGAGAAGTAGCCGATAAAATGGAAGAAATGGGGGATAGGTTTCTTTCCTTAAAGCAGAAAGAAACAAGGAAAACTACTTTTTCAAGAGAACTCTATCTGGCTGTCCTGCTTATTGTTTCAACTTATATCCTATTAAACGGAGGTACTTTTTCCTGGGTCGGACTGACTGGGTTTGGAGGTTCGGTTTTGATAGCGCTTCTTCTTGTAGTTCGAGGTAAATAA
- a CDS encoding class I SAM-dependent methyltransferase: MSVVSKYNRIAPIYELIDLPLELFFFREWRKEALSDLSGKVLEVGVGTGRNLKYYPAACRVIGIDKSEGMLQKASEKAECRKNITLYPMDAEHLEFPDNSFDYVVITFVLCTIPDPVKALREMRRVMKPSGELIALEHVHSDYPFIDFIEHLINPVLFLLLGDHTTRHTVKNIEKAGFTIKEAKKLAFRDVFRKIRAKP, translated from the coding sequence ATGTCTGTTGTCTCTAAGTATAACCGAATTGCACCCATATACGAACTGATAGACTTGCCTCTGGAACTTTTCTTTTTTCGGGAATGGAGAAAAGAAGCCCTTTCAGACCTGAGCGGAAAAGTCCTGGAAGTCGGGGTAGGCACTGGAAGAAACCTGAAATACTACCCGGCAGCTTGCCGAGTGATAGGAATCGACAAAAGCGAAGGAATGCTCCAGAAAGCTAGTGAAAAAGCCGAATGCAGGAAAAATATTACTCTTTATCCTATGGATGCCGAGCATCTTGAATTTCCTGATAACAGTTTTGATTACGTGGTCATAACTTTTGTTCTCTGCACAATCCCTGACCCTGTAAAAGCTCTCAGGGAAATGAGACGAGTCATGAAACCGTCAGGAGAATTGATAGCTCTTGAGCATGTTCACAGCGACTACCCTTTTATTGACTTCATAGAACATTTAATTAATCCGGTTCTGTTTTTACTCCTTGGGGATCATACAACCCGACATACTGTGAAGAATATTGAAAAAGCCGGTTTCACTATTAAGGAAGCAAAAAAACTGGCTTTTAGGGATGTTTTCAGGAAAATAAGGGCAAAACCGTAA
- the argH gene encoding argininosuccinate lyase has product MSNILRRGRLEAAQDEEILRYTSSMEADRWIFDADIAVDLAHTVMLREQGIINREDCSKILSGLLKIREEGMERLDFSYEDIHISLESRLIDMVGEDVGGRMHSGRSRNDEVATCIRLVLREEMTGLLEEIHELRQTLLTLAEKNTETLMPGFTHMQHAQPTTLAHHLCAHEAALGRDFDRIQDAYSRVNLCPLGAAAFASTGFNLNRKRTQELLGFDGLLENSMDAVSTRDFLIECASGFTNLMINLSRMAEELVIWSSSEFNFIELDDTYASTSSIMPQKKNPDTAELMRGKTGVAVGALMSLITICKGLPLSYNRDLQEATPNIWRSVETVRASVRVMGGMIETMKIHPEVLSAQSVTGFTTATELADTFVRETGIPFRTAHQIVGMLAREMERPTLEKIDSVAEIVLGESLSSRGLTEKMVKEALNPVSNVKRRKIDGGPAPEEMRNYLSKRQNELELNRQEIATLKDITDSAFENLLATVNEYRKA; this is encoded by the coding sequence ATGAGCAATATTTTACGTAGAGGCAGGCTGGAGGCTGCCCAGGATGAGGAAATCTTACGTTATACTTCCTCTATGGAAGCTGACAGGTGGATTTTTGATGCTGATATCGCAGTGGACCTTGCCCATACAGTAATGTTAAGAGAGCAGGGCATTATAAATAGGGAGGACTGCAGCAAAATCCTTAGTGGACTTTTGAAAATACGGGAGGAAGGAATGGAAAGGCTTGATTTCAGCTATGAAGACATCCACATCTCCCTTGAGTCAAGACTCATCGATATGGTTGGGGAAGACGTCGGAGGCAGGATGCATTCAGGGCGTTCCAGAAACGATGAGGTTGCGACCTGCATCAGACTGGTACTCAGAGAAGAGATGACCGGACTGCTTGAAGAAATCCATGAGCTAAGGCAAACGCTTCTAACACTTGCGGAAAAAAATACTGAAACTCTCATGCCTGGTTTTACTCACATGCAGCATGCACAGCCAACAACGCTTGCTCATCATCTCTGCGCTCACGAGGCCGCTCTTGGTAGGGACTTTGACAGGATTCAGGACGCTTATTCCAGGGTAAACCTCTGTCCGCTTGGAGCTGCAGCTTTTGCGTCCACGGGTTTTAACCTGAACAGAAAAAGAACCCAGGAGCTTCTGGGCTTTGACGGCTTACTTGAAAACTCAATGGACGCGGTCAGTACCAGGGACTTTCTTATTGAATGCGCTTCAGGATTTACAAATCTTATGATAAACCTGAGCCGTATGGCCGAAGAACTTGTGATCTGGTCTTCTTCCGAATTCAATTTTATAGAACTTGACGACACGTACGCTTCTACTTCCTCAATCATGCCGCAAAAGAAAAATCCTGACACTGCCGAACTCATGCGCGGAAAAACAGGAGTAGCTGTAGGTGCACTTATGTCCCTGATTACAATCTGCAAAGGGCTTCCCTTAAGTTACAACCGGGACCTTCAGGAAGCAACTCCGAACATCTGGAGGTCTGTAGAAACAGTAAGGGCTTCAGTAAGGGTCATGGGAGGGATGATAGAAACCATGAAAATTCATCCTGAAGTGCTTTCTGCCCAGTCAGTTACAGGTTTTACAACTGCTACCGAACTTGCTGATACCTTTGTCCGGGAAACCGGAATTCCTTTCAGGACTGCCCACCAGATCGTCGGAATGCTTGCAAGGGAGATGGAAAGGCCTACTCTGGAAAAAATCGACTCCGTAGCTGAAATTGTGCTGGGTGAATCTCTTTCAAGTCGGGGGCTCACAGAAAAAATGGTAAAAGAAGCCCTTAATCCGGTTTCGAATGTAAAAAGAAGAAAAATCGATGGCGGACCCGCTCCCGAAGAAATGCGAAATTACCTTTCGAAAAGACAAAACGAGCTTGAACTTAATAGACAGGAAATTGCAACCCTGAAGGATATTACAGACTCGGCTTTTGAAAATCTGCTAGCAACCGTTAATGAGTACAGGAAAGCTTAA